Proteins from a genomic interval of Arthrobacter sp. CAN_C5:
- a CDS encoding DUF4383 domain-containing protein has translation MTTASHHARDFHVTHELVRSGSMGLGVVFLLLGVLAFVPGLTTQYGSLALASESEALLFGVFQVSILLNIVYLLVGAAGIIMSRDSSGARNFLLGSGALFLIMWIYGMVIDLGSTANFLSFNAAGNWLHLILALIAGGIALTHLARTRGGGRSTHT, from the coding sequence ATGACTACCGCATCACATCATGCACGTGACTTTCACGTGACCCACGAGCTCGTTCGTAGCGGCTCGATGGGATTGGGCGTGGTCTTTCTGCTTTTGGGCGTCCTGGCCTTCGTGCCGGGACTGACAACACAGTACGGTTCGCTGGCCCTCGCCAGCGAGTCAGAGGCATTACTCTTCGGCGTCTTCCAGGTGTCGATCCTGCTCAACATCGTCTATCTGCTGGTTGGAGCGGCCGGAATCATCATGAGTAGGGACAGTAGCGGCGCCCGCAACTTTCTGCTGGGAAGCGGCGCACTATTCCTGATCATGTGGATCTACGGCATGGTCATCGACCTGGGGTCGACGGCCAACTTTCTGTCCTTCAACGCGGCAGGCAACTGGCTGCATCTGATCCTGGCGCTGATCGCCGGGGGCATCGCCCTCACTCACCTGGCGCGGACCCGTGGAGGTGGCCGATCAACCCACACCTAA
- the uvrA gene encoding excinuclease ABC subunit UvrA, translating into MSQQLSADLPATSPLTGFVQVRGARENNLRNVSVDVPRDAIVAFTGVSGSGKSSLAFGTIYAEAQRRYFESVAPYARRLIQQGSNPRVDEITGLPPAVALQQRRGTPSSRSTVGTVTTLSNSVRMLFSRAGTYPEGAESLDSDSFSPNTAAGACPQCHGLGIAHTVSEESLVPDTSLTIRDGAIAAWPGAWQGKNLRDIVRELGHDIDTPWDQLPRESRDWILFTEEQPVVEVTPQRDRVAKPYKGRFWSAKSYVLHTLADSSSQSMRERVLQFMHSGPCPLCDGSGLQQAALAVTFAGYSIAELTDVPLAELAAIVEPTATLQGAGSSSRALSSGETTEVAVTLTKDLHQRVGVLLDLGLGYLSLRRPTPTLSPGEMQRLRIATQLRSGLFGVIYVLDEPSAGLHPADAEPLLEVLQQLKSSGNSVFVVEHDMDVVRSADWVVDVGPKAGEAGGSVLYSGAVSGLADVKDSVTRPFLFPEQAPPAADAALRKPDRWLSMNNISRHNLRGLDATIPLNVLTAVTGVSGSGKSTLVSQVLADVVNDYLHAGVPAEDADDGSDRDCAPGDHMTVGHVEGLDLIDRLVRVDQRPIGRTPRSNLATYTGLFDAVRKLYAGTDEAKARGYGAGRFSFNVTGGRCETCLGEGFVSVELLFLPGSYGPCPTCDGSRYNPETLEITYRGRTIAEVLRLTVDAAAEFLADVPAAARSLTTLRQVGLGYLRLGQPATELSGGEAQRIKLATELQRARRGHTLYVLDEPTTGLHPSDVQLLLAQLNNLVDAGNTVVVVEHDMAVIAAADWVIDLGPSGGDEGGRIVAAGTPSSVASTPESRTAPYLARRLATAG; encoded by the coding sequence GTGAGTCAACAACTATCAGCCGATCTGCCCGCAACCTCCCCCCTGACCGGTTTTGTCCAGGTGAGGGGTGCCCGGGAAAACAACCTCCGCAACGTGAGCGTGGACGTCCCCCGGGACGCCATCGTGGCCTTCACCGGCGTCTCCGGCTCAGGCAAATCCTCCCTGGCCTTCGGCACCATCTACGCCGAAGCCCAGCGCCGCTACTTCGAATCGGTGGCCCCCTACGCGCGGCGTCTGATCCAGCAGGGTTCCAACCCCCGGGTCGACGAGATCACCGGCCTGCCGCCCGCCGTCGCGCTGCAGCAGCGCCGCGGCACTCCCAGTTCCCGGTCAACCGTGGGTACCGTCACCACCCTCTCCAACTCCGTCCGGATGCTGTTCTCCCGCGCCGGCACCTACCCCGAGGGTGCCGAGTCCCTGGACTCTGATTCGTTCTCCCCCAACACTGCCGCCGGCGCCTGCCCACAGTGCCACGGGTTGGGTATCGCCCACACGGTCAGCGAGGAATCCCTGGTCCCCGATACGTCGCTGACCATCCGCGATGGAGCGATCGCTGCCTGGCCCGGAGCCTGGCAGGGCAAGAATCTCCGCGATATCGTGCGTGAACTTGGTCACGACATCGACACTCCGTGGGACCAGCTCCCCAGGGAGTCCCGCGATTGGATCCTGTTCACCGAGGAACAGCCGGTGGTGGAGGTCACCCCGCAGCGGGACCGGGTCGCCAAGCCCTACAAGGGCCGATTCTGGAGCGCGAAGAGCTACGTGCTCCACACCCTCGCCGACTCGTCCAGCCAGTCGATGCGCGAACGCGTCCTGCAGTTTATGCACAGCGGCCCGTGCCCCCTCTGCGATGGCAGCGGGCTGCAGCAGGCAGCACTGGCGGTTACCTTCGCCGGCTACTCCATCGCCGAACTGACCGATGTGCCCCTCGCCGAGCTGGCAGCCATCGTCGAACCCACCGCCACCCTGCAGGGTGCAGGATCCAGCTCCCGTGCCCTGAGCTCCGGCGAGACCACGGAGGTGGCCGTCACCCTGACCAAGGACCTGCACCAGCGCGTCGGTGTCCTGCTGGATCTTGGCCTGGGCTACCTGAGCCTTCGCCGGCCCACGCCGACCCTCTCGCCCGGTGAGATGCAGCGGCTGCGCATTGCCACCCAGCTGCGGTCCGGCCTCTTCGGCGTCATCTACGTGCTCGATGAGCCATCGGCCGGGCTGCACCCCGCCGACGCCGAACCGCTGCTCGAAGTGCTGCAGCAGCTGAAGTCCTCCGGCAACTCGGTGTTTGTGGTGGAACATGACATGGACGTGGTCCGCAGCGCCGACTGGGTGGTGGATGTGGGACCCAAGGCCGGCGAAGCCGGCGGTTCGGTCCTCTACAGCGGCGCCGTGTCCGGTCTCGCGGACGTCAAGGACTCGGTCACCAGGCCGTTCCTCTTCCCCGAGCAGGCTCCCCCGGCCGCCGACGCCGCGTTGCGAAAGCCGGACCGCTGGCTGAGCATGAACAACATCAGCCGCCACAACCTGCGGGGCCTCGACGCCACCATCCCGCTGAATGTGCTGACCGCCGTCACCGGTGTCTCCGGCTCCGGCAAGTCCACGCTCGTCTCCCAGGTGCTTGCCGACGTCGTCAATGATTACCTGCACGCCGGTGTTCCGGCGGAGGACGCCGACGACGGCAGCGACCGCGACTGCGCACCGGGTGACCACATGACGGTGGGCCACGTGGAGGGCCTCGACCTGATCGACCGGCTCGTCCGGGTGGACCAGCGCCCAATCGGCAGGACCCCCCGGTCCAACCTGGCCACCTACACGGGCCTGTTCGACGCCGTCCGGAAGCTTTACGCCGGGACCGATGAGGCCAAGGCTCGCGGCTACGGGGCCGGACGGTTCTCGTTCAATGTGACCGGCGGCCGCTGTGAGACGTGCCTGGGCGAAGGGTTCGTCTCGGTGGAGCTACTATTCCTGCCCGGCAGTTACGGGCCCTGCCCCACCTGCGACGGGTCACGCTACAACCCCGAGACACTGGAGATCACCTACCGGGGCCGGACCATCGCCGAGGTCCTCAGGCTCACCGTGGACGCCGCCGCCGAGTTCCTCGCCGATGTCCCCGCTGCGGCGCGCAGCCTGACCACCCTCCGGCAGGTGGGGCTCGGCTACCTGCGGCTCGGCCAGCCAGCCACCGAGCTCTCCGGCGGCGAGGCACAGCGCATCAAGCTCGCCACCGAACTGCAGCGTGCGCGCCGCGGGCACACCCTGTATGTGCTCGACGAGCCCACCACCGGGCTGCACCCCTCCGATGTGCAGCTGCTGTTGGCTCAGCTGAACAACCTGGTCGACGCCGGCAACACAGTGGTCGTCGTGGAACACGACATGGCAGTCATCGCCGCGGCTGACTGGGTGATCGACCTGGGGCCGTCCGGCGGGGACGAGGGTGGCCGGATTGTTGCAGCGGGGACGCCGTCGTCGGTTGCAAGTACTCCGGAAAGCCGGACCGCACCGTACCTCGCCCGGCGGTTGGCGACCGCCGGGTAA
- a CDS encoding YegP family protein → MSGYFKIVDAHDGGYRIKLMAGDGVLVAVSTYYPTKSQAIAGIEQIREIAGTGPVVDQTRGNHIGATASAAGRKSYSAPRR, encoded by the coding sequence GTGTCAGGCTACTTCAAAATAGTGGATGCGCACGACGGTGGATACCGGATCAAACTCATGGCCGGCGACGGAGTGCTCGTCGCCGTCTCCACGTATTATCCGACCAAGTCGCAGGCCATCGCTGGCATCGAACAGATCCGCGAAATCGCTGGAACCGGTCCCGTGGTGGACCAGACCCGAGGGAACCACATCGGCGCGACTGCCAGCGCCGCAGGCAGGAAGAGTTACAGCGCCCCGCGCCGCTAG